From the Pungitius pungitius chromosome 6, fPunPun2.1, whole genome shotgun sequence genome, one window contains:
- the gtf2h1 gene encoding general transcription factor IIH subunit 1 — protein sequence MASLSEEVLLVVKKVRQRKQDGTLYLMAERIAWGPEGKDRFSVSHLYADIRCQKISPDGKAKIQLQLVLHTGDSTTFHFSNDSSALKDREAAKELLQQLLPKFKKKANKELEEKNRMLQEDPVLFQLYKDLVVSQVISADEFWANRLGDTNHADPSLPNNKQEVGISGAFLADIRPQTDGCNGLRYNLTADIIESIFRTYPTVKQKYCENVPHNLTEKEFWTRFFQSHYFHRDRINTGTQDIFSECAKQDEKGLKSMVVQGVKNPLVDLLSLEDKTLDEGYGVCTTMASTSNSNRTVKDSSNSAIIKRFNHHSAMVLAAGSQKGEMPASETSSADGNSRDSDFFQPLVKKVRLQETMEYEDLQGENRPKTVALNLKKSDRYAHGPVPLQSQHYTTSQEIINSVNNIRDEMINYKPNLSQVLSNTTASSAIAALSSGGVLMKAATQQAINQMIPSEVQGELKHLYAAAGELLRHFWSCFPANTPFLEEKVLKMKSNLERFQMTKLCPFKEKIQRQYLSTNLTGHLEEMLQAAYSKFHVWQTRRMLRKT from the exons ATGGCGTCTCTGTCCGAGgaggtgctgctggtggtgaagaAGGTTCGCCAGAGGAAGCAGGATGGGACCCTTTATCTGATGGCTGAACGGATAGCCTGGGGTCCAGAGGGTAAAGACCGCTTCTCCGTCAGCCACTTGTACGCTGATATTCGCT GTCAGAAAATCAGCCCAGACGGTAAAGCCAAAATTCAGCTGCAGCTGGTGCTTCATACGGGCGACAGTACCACATTCCACTTTTCCAATGACAGCAGCGCTCTCAAAGACCGAGAAGCCGCcaaggagctgctgcagcagctgctgcccaAGTTCAAGAAGAAAGCCAACAAGGAactggaggagaaaaacag GATGCTTCAAGAAGATCCAGTTCTTTTCCAGTTGTATAAAGATCTGGTTGTGAGTCAGGTGATTAGTGCAGATGAATTCTGGGCCAACCGGTTAGGAGACACAAACCACGCAGACCCCTCCTTACCcaacaacaaacaggaagtcggTATATCTGGAGCCTTTTTG GCAGATATTAGACCTCAGACAGATGGCTGTAATGGCTTGAGATATAATCTGACTGCTGACATTATTGAATCCATCTTTAGAACATACCCTACag TGAAACAAAAGTATTGTGAAAATGTGCCACATAACCTGACGGAGAAGGAGTTCTGGACCCGCTTTTTCCAGTCCCATTACTTTCACAGAGACCGCATCAACACAGGGACACAGGACATCTTCTCAGAGTGTGCCAAGCAGGATGAAAAGG GCTTAAAGTCTATGGTGGTTCAAGGAGTGAAAAATCCTTTGGTGGACCTCCTGTCGTTAGAAGATAAAACATTAGACGAG GGTTATGGAGTTTGTACAACAATGGCCTCAACTTCCAACTCTAACCGGACGGTGAAGGACAGCAGTAATTCTGCCATCATAAAGCGCTTCAACCATCACAGTGCCATGGTGCTGGCAGCGGGCTCACAGAAGGG GGAAATGCCAGCTAGCGAGACGAGCAGTGCGGATGGAAACTCGAGGGACTCTGACTTCTTCCAGCCTCTTGTGAAGAAG GTTAGATTACAAGAGACCATGGAATATGAAGATCTGCAGGGAGAAAACAGACCAAAAACCGTTGCATTAAACCTGAAGAAGTCTGACAG GTATGCTCATGGTCCAGTGCCACTTCAGTCCCAACATTATACGACAAGCCAGGAAATCATCAACTCTGTCAACAACATCCGGGACGAGATGATCAATTACAAACCCAACCTCAGTCAG GTGTTGTCAAACACAACCGCTAGTTCTGCCATTGCAGCACTTTCTTCAGGTGGCGTCCTCATGAAGGCAGCAACACAGCAAGCCATTAATC AGATGATACCCTCTGAGGTTCAAGGAGAGTTGAAGCATCTTTATGCAGCTGCTGGAGAGTTGTTGAGACACTTTTGGTCGTGTTTTCCTGCAAACACGCCATTTTTGGAGGAGAAG GTGCTGAAAATGAAGTCAAATCTTGAGAGATTCCAGATGACCAAGCTTTGTCCCTTCAAGGAGAAGATTCAGCGCCAGTACTTAAGTACAAAT ctcacggGGCATTTGGAGGAGATGCTGCAGGCCGCCTACAGCAAGTTCCACGTCTGGCAAACCCGGCGCATGTTGAGGAAAACCTGA
- the hps5 gene encoding Hermansky-Pudlak syndrome 5 protein isoform X1, whose product MEGSGVTAGCGPAVGRGRLSPVSMPQVPVVPENHSHVLAEFDCLDPLLSALRLDSGRLKCTCLGVSRKWLALGTSAGGLHLIQKEGWKQRLILTHKEGSIAQVACCPHDEDFIAVATSQGLVVVWELQLERRGRPERVSVSWEHRGQAVTALCWDASALRVFVGDAGGKVSFLRAGSSKMGKGSGFVIFPVQTVTTVDSRVVQLGYQDGRLLVSSLSRCYLCDTEREKFWRVGNKERDGEYGACFFPQNKGLLVGQPHLLYCARPGSRIWEASFNGEVLSTHQFKQPLACPPLPLITYRDEPQHYNPVPKSPQSIAFSKLLYFGDQNLLTWTDSAIYIFTPQNGQVLLWTEVKDLVDIAVYRNELFCLHGSGRLSHLSLLSAERCVERLLRREAWPLAAMVCCMFQHAITTSRARKAIPMDRLEHLRSQLSSSTHPELSGQLEEIITKLEPLDSASSSRRSSISSHESFNVLDCGIYRVISRRGSQSDEETSSIINHSMSEEERLKEFSFAQEEDPVDHDPQSGERTEAERSEQGMQFHLPLSFRPKPPRIALQAVRDSVSSFVKKTTEKINTLQMNSELWQRPEFRDSGHSEISASASYSEEMDNEVYNEMPSTEADLQTLRAATERATSQIQDPSVLLDPGRLGETLQEWLTVLQGILGPEELRSTAPGDSSVNEPGEERSDYLNSRSEQQGGPSDSITEEKKEEFGELVEKEDKWEMKPDGSNGSHPVPVRVESPEALPSDLLEGLTQLATLYTEMSCFRKQENEAVSCTIFLRSYFFLLDQERVRRMCLMCYRDQPEVQRSFIEAMLDLTQSSKVVEVIQRGDLLRSLRSLRELQPWSAPPLLAHLHRLYQKHGEAAVRSFPQFYPTISAADVMTMAQQDHFLAYLDNLVQSQTEEHRLSFLQCLLEPESLRQDWLELALTHDAPQRCDTISPDGHPRWHSHCFSWGYGRLLSLLIRLPADLSSKQKMAECCRSHGYWTGYIFLCCELQCREEALTTVCQLDDISLLEEADGVVPQTLEEWKLLIRFSQRCSSAGDSQQGAGVNGSGSADCGGKIDPENLTLMLARAAGPERAMAVLEECQVQLVLSPHSKLVCELLRVTETRQRAMIQTMLERCDRFLWSQHA is encoded by the exons atGGAAGGCAGCGGTGTGACGGCCGGGTGCGGACCAGCAGTCGGTCG CGGAAGACTGTCCCCAGTGAGCATGCCTCAGGTACCGGTTGTGCCGGAGAACCACAGTCATGTGCTGGCAGAGTTTGACTGCCTCGACCCACTTCTGTCTGCCCTCCGTTTGGACTCAGGCCGGCTCAAG TGTACCTGCTTGGGGGTGTCCAGAAAGTGGCTCGCTTTAGGAACATCGGCAGGAGGGTTGCACCTGATACAGAAAGAGGGCTGGAAGCAGAGGCTCATCCTAACTCACAAg GAAGGCTCCATCGCTCAGGTGGCATGTTGCCCCCACGACGAAGACTTTATCGCCGTTGCCACGAG TCAGGGTCTGGTGGTGGTGtgggagctgcagctggagcgaCGCGGCCGTCCAGAGAGGGTCAGCGTGTCGTGGGAACACCGAGGTCAGGCCGTCACTGCTCTCTGCTGGGACGCCAGCGCACTCAGAGTTTTTGTCGGGGACGCGGGGGGCAAGGTGTCCTTTCTCCGCGCAGGATCCTCCAAAATGGGCAAG GGGTCAGGATTCGTCATCTTCCCTGTGCAGACCGTCACCACGGTGGACTCCAGAGTGGTCCAGCTCGGCTACCAAGATGGTCGCCTGCTGGTATCGTCCCTGAGCCGCTGCTACCTCTGTGACACAGAAAG GGAGAAGTTCTGGCGCGTTGGAAATAAGGAGCGGGATGGGGAGTATGGAGCATGCTTTTTCCCTCAGAACAAGGGATTATTAGTTGGTCAGCCCCACCTGTTGTACTGTGCCCGACCGGGGTCTCGAATATGGGAGGCCAGTTTTAATGGGGAGGTTCTGAGCACCCATCAGTTCAAACAGCCACTggcctgtcctcctctccctctcatcaCTTACAG AGATGAGCCACAACATTACAACCCAGTGCCGAAGAGCCCACAGTCGATTGCCTTCTCCAAACTGCTTTATTTTGG AGACCAAAACCTGCTGACCTGGACTGACTCGGCTATCTATATCTTCACGCCTCAGAACGGACAAGTCCTCCTGTGGACTGAAGttaaag ACTTGGTTGACATTGCCGTCTACCGCAACGAGCTCTTCTGTCTCCATGGCAGCGGACGTCTGTCCCACCTCTCCCTGTTGTCCGCTGAGCGCTGTGTCGAGCGTCTGCTCCGCAGGGAGGCCTGGCCTCTGGCCGCCATGGTCTGCTGTATGTTCCAGCACGCCATCACCACCAGCAGG GCAAGGAAAGCAATTCCCATGGATCGCCTTGAACACCTCAGGTCCCAGCTCAGCTCCAGCACACACCCGGAGCTCAGCGGCCAGCTGGAGGAAATCATCACTAAACTTGAGCCTTTGGACTCCGCCTCCAGCAGCCGAAGAAGTAGCATCTCCTCTCAT GAGAGCTTCAACGTCCTGGACTGTGGAATCTACCGTGTGATCAGCCGCAGAGGAAGTCAGTCGGATGAGGAGACGAGTTCCATCATCAATCACTCCATGTCAGAGGAGGAGCGGCTCAAAGAGTTCAGTTTTGCGCAGGAGGAGGATCCGGTGGATCACG ATCCACAGAGCGGTGAGCGTACGGAGGCTGAGCGATCCGAGCAAGGCATGCAGTTCCACCTCCCCCTCTCGTTCCGTCCCAAACCCCCTCGCATCGCTCTGCAGGCTGTCAGAGACAG tgTTTCTAGTTTTGTTAAGAAGACAACGGAGAAGATCAACACCCTCCAGATGAACTCTGAGCTGTGGCAACGACCTGAATTCAGGGACAGCGGACATTCTGAAATCTCAGCCTCAGCCTCCTACTCCGAGGAAATGGACAATGA AGTTTACAACGAAATGCCGAGCACGGAGGCCGACCTGCAGACGCTGCGGGCAGCGACAGAGCGAGCGAC CTCCCAGATCCAAGATCCCTCGGTGCTGCTGGACCCAGGCCGCCTGGGAGAAACTCTGCAGGAGTGGCTGACGGTGCTGCAGGGAATTCTCGGTCCTGAAGAGCTCCGGTCGACTGCACCCGGCGATTCGAGTGTGAACGAACCCGGAGAGGAGAGGTCGGATTATCTGAACTCCCGCTCAGAGCAACAAGGTGGCCCGTCGGACAGCAtcacagaggagaagaaagaagagtttGGTGAGCTTGTGGAAAAAGAGGACAAGTGGGAGATGAAGCCTGATGGTTCTAATGGGAGCCATCCAGTTCCTGTTCGAGTGGAGTCTCCCGAAGCTTTACCATCCGATCTCCTGGAAGGTCTCACCCAGCTGGCAACGTTGTACACGGAGATGAGCTGTTTTAGAAAGCAGGAAAATGAAGCCGTAAGTTGCACGATTTTCCTGCGCTCCTACTTCTTCCTGCTGGACCAAGAGCGTGTGAGGAGGATGTGCCTGATGTGTTATCGAGATCAGCCGGAGGTGCAGCGCTCCTTCATCGAGGCAATGCTAG ATCTCACTCAGTCCAGCAAGGTGGTGGAGGTTATTCAGCGAGGGGATCTGCTGAGATCACTGCGCAGTCTGAGAGAGCTGCAGCCCTGGAGCGCCCCCCCACTCCTCGCTCACCTACACAG GCTGTATCAGAAGCACGGGGAGGCGGCTGTTCGCTCATTTCCGCAGTTCTATCCCACCATAAGTGCTGCTGATGTAATGACGATGGCTCAGCAAGACCACTTCCTGGCCTACCTGGATAATCTGGTCCAATCACAGACTGAGGAGCACAG ATTGTCATTTCTGCAGTGCCTCCTTGAACCAGAATCACTCAGACAGGATTGGCTGGAGCTGGCACTTACCCACGATGCCCCTCAACGCTGTGATACCATCAGCCCTGATGGACATCCCAG GTGGCATTCTCATTGTTTCAGCTGGGGCTATGGGCGCCTGCTGTCTCTCCTGATCCGTCTTCCTGCAGACTTGTCCTCCAAGCAGAAGATGGCAGAGTGTTGCCGCAGTCACGG GTACTGGACGGGCTACATCTTCCTCTGCTGTGAGCTGCAGTGTCGAGAAGAAGCACTCACCACCGTGTGTCAGCTGGACGACATCAGTCTGCTGGAGGAAGCTGATG GTGTCGTGCCTCAGACCTTGGAGGAGTGGAAGCTCCTGATCCGGTTCTCTCAGCGATGCAGCAGTGCGGGGGACTCGCAGCAGGGCGCCGGTGTGAACGGCAGCGGCTCAGCGGATTGCGGCGGAAAGATCGACCCGGAGAACCTGACCCTCATGCTGGCACGAGCAGCCGGGCCTGAGCGCGCCATGGCCGTCCTGGAGGAGTGTCAGGTGCAGTTGGTCCTTTCGCCACACTCCAAGCTGGTGTGTGAGCTTCTGAGGGTCACCGAGACGAGGCAGAG AGCCATGATCCAAACGATGCTTGAGCGCTGTGATCGCTTCCTCTGGTCTCAGCACGCCTAA
- the hps5 gene encoding Hermansky-Pudlak syndrome 5 protein isoform X2: MPQVPVVPENHSHVLAEFDCLDPLLSALRLDSGRLKCTCLGVSRKWLALGTSAGGLHLIQKEGWKQRLILTHKEGSIAQVACCPHDEDFIAVATSQGLVVVWELQLERRGRPERVSVSWEHRGQAVTALCWDASALRVFVGDAGGKVSFLRAGSSKMGKGSGFVIFPVQTVTTVDSRVVQLGYQDGRLLVSSLSRCYLCDTEREKFWRVGNKERDGEYGACFFPQNKGLLVGQPHLLYCARPGSRIWEASFNGEVLSTHQFKQPLACPPLPLITYRDEPQHYNPVPKSPQSIAFSKLLYFGDQNLLTWTDSAIYIFTPQNGQVLLWTEVKDLVDIAVYRNELFCLHGSGRLSHLSLLSAERCVERLLRREAWPLAAMVCCMFQHAITTSRARKAIPMDRLEHLRSQLSSSTHPELSGQLEEIITKLEPLDSASSSRRSSISSHESFNVLDCGIYRVISRRGSQSDEETSSIINHSMSEEERLKEFSFAQEEDPVDHDPQSGERTEAERSEQGMQFHLPLSFRPKPPRIALQAVRDSVSSFVKKTTEKINTLQMNSELWQRPEFRDSGHSEISASASYSEEMDNEVYNEMPSTEADLQTLRAATERATSQIQDPSVLLDPGRLGETLQEWLTVLQGILGPEELRSTAPGDSSVNEPGEERSDYLNSRSEQQGGPSDSITEEKKEEFGELVEKEDKWEMKPDGSNGSHPVPVRVESPEALPSDLLEGLTQLATLYTEMSCFRKQENEAVSCTIFLRSYFFLLDQERVRRMCLMCYRDQPEVQRSFIEAMLDLTQSSKVVEVIQRGDLLRSLRSLRELQPWSAPPLLAHLHRLYQKHGEAAVRSFPQFYPTISAADVMTMAQQDHFLAYLDNLVQSQTEEHRLSFLQCLLEPESLRQDWLELALTHDAPQRCDTISPDGHPRWHSHCFSWGYGRLLSLLIRLPADLSSKQKMAECCRSHGYWTGYIFLCCELQCREEALTTVCQLDDISLLEEADGVVPQTLEEWKLLIRFSQRCSSAGDSQQGAGVNGSGSADCGGKIDPENLTLMLARAAGPERAMAVLEECQVQLVLSPHSKLVCELLRVTETRQRAMIQTMLERCDRFLWSQHA, from the exons ATGCCTCAGGTACCGGTTGTGCCGGAGAACCACAGTCATGTGCTGGCAGAGTTTGACTGCCTCGACCCACTTCTGTCTGCCCTCCGTTTGGACTCAGGCCGGCTCAAG TGTACCTGCTTGGGGGTGTCCAGAAAGTGGCTCGCTTTAGGAACATCGGCAGGAGGGTTGCACCTGATACAGAAAGAGGGCTGGAAGCAGAGGCTCATCCTAACTCACAAg GAAGGCTCCATCGCTCAGGTGGCATGTTGCCCCCACGACGAAGACTTTATCGCCGTTGCCACGAG TCAGGGTCTGGTGGTGGTGtgggagctgcagctggagcgaCGCGGCCGTCCAGAGAGGGTCAGCGTGTCGTGGGAACACCGAGGTCAGGCCGTCACTGCTCTCTGCTGGGACGCCAGCGCACTCAGAGTTTTTGTCGGGGACGCGGGGGGCAAGGTGTCCTTTCTCCGCGCAGGATCCTCCAAAATGGGCAAG GGGTCAGGATTCGTCATCTTCCCTGTGCAGACCGTCACCACGGTGGACTCCAGAGTGGTCCAGCTCGGCTACCAAGATGGTCGCCTGCTGGTATCGTCCCTGAGCCGCTGCTACCTCTGTGACACAGAAAG GGAGAAGTTCTGGCGCGTTGGAAATAAGGAGCGGGATGGGGAGTATGGAGCATGCTTTTTCCCTCAGAACAAGGGATTATTAGTTGGTCAGCCCCACCTGTTGTACTGTGCCCGACCGGGGTCTCGAATATGGGAGGCCAGTTTTAATGGGGAGGTTCTGAGCACCCATCAGTTCAAACAGCCACTggcctgtcctcctctccctctcatcaCTTACAG AGATGAGCCACAACATTACAACCCAGTGCCGAAGAGCCCACAGTCGATTGCCTTCTCCAAACTGCTTTATTTTGG AGACCAAAACCTGCTGACCTGGACTGACTCGGCTATCTATATCTTCACGCCTCAGAACGGACAAGTCCTCCTGTGGACTGAAGttaaag ACTTGGTTGACATTGCCGTCTACCGCAACGAGCTCTTCTGTCTCCATGGCAGCGGACGTCTGTCCCACCTCTCCCTGTTGTCCGCTGAGCGCTGTGTCGAGCGTCTGCTCCGCAGGGAGGCCTGGCCTCTGGCCGCCATGGTCTGCTGTATGTTCCAGCACGCCATCACCACCAGCAGG GCAAGGAAAGCAATTCCCATGGATCGCCTTGAACACCTCAGGTCCCAGCTCAGCTCCAGCACACACCCGGAGCTCAGCGGCCAGCTGGAGGAAATCATCACTAAACTTGAGCCTTTGGACTCCGCCTCCAGCAGCCGAAGAAGTAGCATCTCCTCTCAT GAGAGCTTCAACGTCCTGGACTGTGGAATCTACCGTGTGATCAGCCGCAGAGGAAGTCAGTCGGATGAGGAGACGAGTTCCATCATCAATCACTCCATGTCAGAGGAGGAGCGGCTCAAAGAGTTCAGTTTTGCGCAGGAGGAGGATCCGGTGGATCACG ATCCACAGAGCGGTGAGCGTACGGAGGCTGAGCGATCCGAGCAAGGCATGCAGTTCCACCTCCCCCTCTCGTTCCGTCCCAAACCCCCTCGCATCGCTCTGCAGGCTGTCAGAGACAG tgTTTCTAGTTTTGTTAAGAAGACAACGGAGAAGATCAACACCCTCCAGATGAACTCTGAGCTGTGGCAACGACCTGAATTCAGGGACAGCGGACATTCTGAAATCTCAGCCTCAGCCTCCTACTCCGAGGAAATGGACAATGA AGTTTACAACGAAATGCCGAGCACGGAGGCCGACCTGCAGACGCTGCGGGCAGCGACAGAGCGAGCGAC CTCCCAGATCCAAGATCCCTCGGTGCTGCTGGACCCAGGCCGCCTGGGAGAAACTCTGCAGGAGTGGCTGACGGTGCTGCAGGGAATTCTCGGTCCTGAAGAGCTCCGGTCGACTGCACCCGGCGATTCGAGTGTGAACGAACCCGGAGAGGAGAGGTCGGATTATCTGAACTCCCGCTCAGAGCAACAAGGTGGCCCGTCGGACAGCAtcacagaggagaagaaagaagagtttGGTGAGCTTGTGGAAAAAGAGGACAAGTGGGAGATGAAGCCTGATGGTTCTAATGGGAGCCATCCAGTTCCTGTTCGAGTGGAGTCTCCCGAAGCTTTACCATCCGATCTCCTGGAAGGTCTCACCCAGCTGGCAACGTTGTACACGGAGATGAGCTGTTTTAGAAAGCAGGAAAATGAAGCCGTAAGTTGCACGATTTTCCTGCGCTCCTACTTCTTCCTGCTGGACCAAGAGCGTGTGAGGAGGATGTGCCTGATGTGTTATCGAGATCAGCCGGAGGTGCAGCGCTCCTTCATCGAGGCAATGCTAG ATCTCACTCAGTCCAGCAAGGTGGTGGAGGTTATTCAGCGAGGGGATCTGCTGAGATCACTGCGCAGTCTGAGAGAGCTGCAGCCCTGGAGCGCCCCCCCACTCCTCGCTCACCTACACAG GCTGTATCAGAAGCACGGGGAGGCGGCTGTTCGCTCATTTCCGCAGTTCTATCCCACCATAAGTGCTGCTGATGTAATGACGATGGCTCAGCAAGACCACTTCCTGGCCTACCTGGATAATCTGGTCCAATCACAGACTGAGGAGCACAG ATTGTCATTTCTGCAGTGCCTCCTTGAACCAGAATCACTCAGACAGGATTGGCTGGAGCTGGCACTTACCCACGATGCCCCTCAACGCTGTGATACCATCAGCCCTGATGGACATCCCAG GTGGCATTCTCATTGTTTCAGCTGGGGCTATGGGCGCCTGCTGTCTCTCCTGATCCGTCTTCCTGCAGACTTGTCCTCCAAGCAGAAGATGGCAGAGTGTTGCCGCAGTCACGG GTACTGGACGGGCTACATCTTCCTCTGCTGTGAGCTGCAGTGTCGAGAAGAAGCACTCACCACCGTGTGTCAGCTGGACGACATCAGTCTGCTGGAGGAAGCTGATG GTGTCGTGCCTCAGACCTTGGAGGAGTGGAAGCTCCTGATCCGGTTCTCTCAGCGATGCAGCAGTGCGGGGGACTCGCAGCAGGGCGCCGGTGTGAACGGCAGCGGCTCAGCGGATTGCGGCGGAAAGATCGACCCGGAGAACCTGACCCTCATGCTGGCACGAGCAGCCGGGCCTGAGCGCGCCATGGCCGTCCTGGAGGAGTGTCAGGTGCAGTTGGTCCTTTCGCCACACTCCAAGCTGGTGTGTGAGCTTCTGAGGGTCACCGAGACGAGGCAGAG AGCCATGATCCAAACGATGCTTGAGCGCTGTGATCGCTTCCTCTGGTCTCAGCACGCCTAA
- the epx gene encoding eosinophil peroxidase, with the protein MDAAFMLGVLWFQVSGSLLGLALVLLSCPDDASPSRVFDNTSVSGAVYPGSGFVKEALQRAIELTDAAYARTSERVKKSLSEGALRPSDLLAQFKQTEAKTSAQIRAAELLDNTVELIREMVYTHTMVQPGHQALLSERDMEDLQQATGCSAELQRPSCDTDCLSERYRSITGECNNRRNPRWGAANIPYSRWLPAEYEDLWGTPRGWDPERTYHNASLPPVRLVSQEVLFTHNDNISLDSTLSHLLVEWGQWIDHDVVLTPQSPSRSSFRTGADCTHTCSRDTPCFPIQIPLSDPRSGFQSCMPFFRSAPSCVAGVPTHRRREQLNAITSFVDASMVYGSSASLASTLRNGSSPLGSMTLNSQHSDRDLAYMPYLPRRQAHLDPCGPRSSLTSRASEKSRQQENTTSCFQAGDSRANEHLGMIALHTLFLREHNRLVKELHLINPRWSPETLYQEARKIMGAVHQILTWEHYLPRVLGEGAMSRLMPPYKGHDPEVDPSIANVFAAAAFRFAHVTVQPVVTRLGPGYTTNSQHPQLPLHHSLFASWRVVQEGGIDPVLRGLLLSPAKLQTPGQMMVEELTERLFQAQGGMPLDLGALNLQRGRDHGLPGYGSWRRSCSLSVPNTTSELADILTNFTLAHKLQLLYGTPHNIDVWVGAISEPALPGGRVGPLLSCLLARQFRALRDGDRFWWEREGVFTGPQRRRLHGVSLSRIICDNSHIAHVPADPFSRTERPEDMLSCSHPLIPRLDLSPWKEPDADPACGLIPRVQSGYSLLCDAVVLYQCHSGFELLGSSSVSCDPKSRQWSPTPPTCQDIDECKDQTSVCPQHLECFNTPGSFICSEPSSLSVVSVVAAVVVVTGGVATLLMILFCCRRYFPKKEELVNAGCCQGKS; encoded by the exons ATGGACGCAGCATTCATG TTGGGTGTGTTGTGGTTTCAGGTGTCTGGCTCTTTGCTTGGACTGGCTCTGGTCCTGCTCTCCTGCCCCGACGATGCTTCTCCGAGCAGAGTCTTTGACAACACCTCTG TGTCAGGAGCTGTGTATCCAGGATCTGGATTTGTAAAGGAGGCACTTCAGAGGGCGATAGAGCTGACCGATGCTGCCTACGCACGCACCAGTGAAAG GGTGAAGAAATCTCTGTCTGAAGGCGCTCTGAGACCCAGTGACCTGCTGGCTCAGTTCAAGCAGACTGAAGCCAAGACCAGTGCCCAGATCAGGGCCGCAGAACTGTTGGACAACACAGTGGAGCTGATCAGAGAGATGGTCTACACTCACACCATGGTGCAGCCGGGCCATCAGG CGCTTCTGAGTGAAAGAGACATGGAGGATCTGCAGCAGGCGACCGGCTGCTCCGCTGAGCTGCAGAGACCCAGCTGTGACACCGACTGTCTGTCTGAGCGCTACAGATCCATCACGGGAGAGTGCAACAACAG ACGTAATCCCAGGTGGGGGGCTGCAAACATCCCATACTCCCGCTGGCTGCCTGCAGAGTACGAGGATTTGTGGGGGACGCCCAGAGGCTGGGACCCCGAGCGCACCTACCACAACGCCAGCCTGCCCCCG GTGCGGTTGGTGTCTCAGGAGGTGCTGTTCACTCACAACGACAACATCTCTCTGGACtccactctctcccacctgctGGTGGAGTGGGGTCAGTGGATCGATCACGACGTGGTGCTGACGCCTCAGAGCCCCAGCAGGTCCTCGTTCAGAACCGGAGCGGACTGCACGCACACCTGCAGCCGCGACACGCCCTGCTTCCCCATACAG ATCCCGCTGTCAGATCCGCGCAGTGGCTTCCAGAGTTGCATGCCTTTCTTCCGCTCCGCTCCCAGCTGCGTTGCCGGGGTCCCGACTCATCGCCGCCGGGAGCAGCTCAACGCCATCACCTCCTTCGTGGATGCCAGCATGGTGTACGGCAGCTCCGCTAGCCTGGCCTCCACTTTGAGAAACGGCTCCTCTCCTCTGGGCTCAATGACCCTCAACTCCCAGCACTCCGACCGGGATCTGGCCTACATGCCATATTTGCCAAGGCGACAGGCTCACTTGGACCCCTGCGGCCCCCGGAGCTCCCTCACCTCGCGGGCATCGGAAAAATCCAGGCAGCAGGAGAACACCACATCCTGCTTTCAGGCTG gtGATTCAAGAGCCAATGAACATCTGGGCATGATTGCGCTGCACACACTCTTCCTCAGGGAGCACAACCGGCTGGTCAAAGAGCTGCACCTGATCAACCCGCGCTGGAGCCCCGAGACGCTTTATCAGGAGGCCCGCAAGATCATGGGAGCCGTTCATCAG ATCTTAACGTGGGAGCACTACCTGCCGCGGGTCCTCGGTGAGGGAGCCATGTCTCGTCTGATGCCTCCCTACAAGGGTCATGATCCCGAGGTGGATCCCAGCATCGCTAACGTCTTCGCGGCCGCAGCATTTCGCTTCGCACACGTCACCGTGCAGCCGGTGGTGACCAGGCTGGGGCCAGGATACACTACCAACTCCCAGCATCCCCAGCTGCCTCTGCATCATTCACTGTTTGCCTCCTGGAGGGTCGTGCAGGAAG GTGGTATAGACCCGGTGCTGCGCGGCCTGCTGCTGTCTCCTGCCAAGCTGCAGACTCCAGGTCAGATGATGGTGGAGGAGCTGACGGAGAGGCTGTTTCAGGCACAGGGAGGGATGCCTCTGGACCTCGGGGCCCTAAATCTCCAGAGGGGCCGGGATCACGGCCTGCCTg GATACGGGTCGTGGAGAAGGTCCTGCAGCCTCTCCGTTCCCAATACCACTTCCGAACTGGCCGACATTCTGACCAACTTCACGTTGGCCCACAAACTGCAGCTCCTATACGGCACGCCGCACAACATCGACGTGTGGGTCGGGGCCATCTCGGAGCCCGCTCTCCCGGGAGGCCGAGTCGGACCCCTGCTGTCCTGCCTGCTGGCGAGACAGTTCAGAGCCCTGAGAGACGGGGACAG GTTTTGGTGGGAGAGGGAAGGAGTGTTCACCGGCCCCCAGAGGAGGCGCCTGCACGGCGTCTCGCTGTCCCGAATCATCTGTGACAACAGCCACATCGCTCATGTCCCCGCGGACCCGTTCTCGCGCACCGAGAGGCCGGAGGACATGCTGTCCTGTTCGCACCCGCTGATCCCGCGCCTCGACCTGAGCCCGTGGAAGGAGCCAGACGCAG ATCCGGCCTGCGGTCTGATACCCAGGGTTCAATCCGGCTACTCCCTGCTCTGTGACGCTGTGGTGCTCTACCAGTGTCACTCTGGCTTCGAGCTGCTGGGATCTTCATCAGTCAGCTGTGATCCAAAGAGCCGGCAGTGGAGCCCCACACCCCCAACTTGTCAAG ATATCGATGAATGTAAAGACCAAACTTCCGTCTGCCCACAACATCTGGAGTGTTTCAACACACCAGGTTCCTTTATTTGCTCAG aaccCTCCTCGCTGTCCGTCGTCTCAGTCGTCGCTGCAGTGGTCGTGGTGACCGGCGGTGTGGCGACTCTGCTGATGATCCTGTTCTGTTGTCGAAG ATATTTTCCCAAGAAAGAAGAGTTGGTGAATGCTGGATGTTGCCAGGGGAAAAGTTAG